One region of Zootoca vivipara chromosome 7, rZooViv1.1, whole genome shotgun sequence genomic DNA includes:
- the LOC118088228 gene encoding protein zyg-11 homolog B, protein MVRFLHIQNRQRAPLTICGDCPAVQAEASPYSLVDICLNALVADLEKFCIERPDGSLCLKESERLPQEVADRLLQTMAYRELLNDGTVGIFRGNQMRLKQACIRKAKISAQSFRKAFCHHKLVELDAAGMNDTVTVADVVSGLGSSAWIQNNLQCLVLDSLTLSPTNPYERCFSQLSGLRSLSITNVLFRDEDLAEVATLPRLESLDISNTSVTKITALLACRHRLKSLTMHSLKCLKMPTPKFLDVIRGLKHLIHLDISDEQHSTSDIAFRLLGQKDILPNLVSLDISGSKYINDEAVEAFVRQRPTMRFVGLLGTEAGYTEFLSGEGTLKVSGGENEMQISEALKRYSERACFVKEAFFHLFTQTCFMRITKPEILKLVIIGMRNHPLDLAVQLTASACALNLTRQGLAAGMPVRLLSSVIQLLLKAMETFPEQQQLQKNCLLSLSSVRILQDVPFNRFAAAKFVVQWLCNQENQHIQRIAVNIISILALKLSDEQAAQLAAEFYIVVGKLLEIVEQKINQNELDTTFHFTLSALWNLTDEAPTTCGHFIDNKGLELFMRVLETFSSDSSIQHKVLGLLNNVAEVRELQSKLMQKDFIDRVSELLSSAEMEVNYFSAGIISNLLSRGEQSWALSQTLRRSLIEKLHAALLKWPTPECKMVALPAYRSLKPFYPLLDCFALPGVQIWAAWAILHICCKTPARYCSMLIEENGLKHLYNIKENDQSDPDVQYLTSEILSYVDTHMKYYGKPKQRKEIQAKSNG, encoded by the exons ATGGTGCGGTTCCTGCACATCCAGAACCGGCAACGAGCCCCGCTGACCATCTGCGGGGACTGTCCTGCCGtgcag GCAGAAGCATCTCCATATTCCTTAGTTGACATCTGCTTGAATGCCTTGGTTGCCGATTTAGAAAAATTCTGTATAGAACGGCCTGATGGGTCACTGTGCTTGAAAGAATCTGAAAGGCTTCCTCAAGAAGTGGCTGATCGCTTGCTGCAGACAATGGCATATCGAG AACTGTTGAATGATGGCACTGTCGGCATTTTCCGAGGCAACCAGATGCGTTTGAAGCAAGCTTGTATCCGCAAAGCAAAGATTTCAGCTCAGTCTTTCCGAAAAGCCTTCTGCCACCATAAACTAGTAGAACTGGATGCTGCAGGGATGAATGACACTGTTACTGTTGCAGATGTTGTGAGTGGGCTTGGCAGCAGTGCATGGATTCAGAACAACCTTCAGTGCCTTGTCTTGGACTCATTAACTCTTTCCCCTACAAATCCTTATGAACGGTGCTTTAGTCAGTTGTCTGGTCTTCGTTCTTTGAGCATTACCAATGTGCTCTTCCGTGATGAAGATTTAGCAGAGGTTGCTACCCTGCCAAGGTTAGAAAGCTTGGATATCTCCAATACTTCAGTCACAAAAATAACTGCACTCCTGGCCTGCAGGCATCGACTTAAGTCTCTAACTATGCATAGCTTGAAATGCTTGAAAATGCCTACACCAAAGTTCTTAGACGTAATAAGAGGACTAAAGCATCTGATTCACCTTGACATCTCAGATGAGCAGCATTCCACATCAGATATTGCCTTTCGTTTGCTAGGCCAAAAAGATATTCTGCCCAATCTTGTGTCTCTGGacatttctggaagcaaatacaTTAACGATGAGGCTGTTGAAGCTTTTGTCAGACAACGGCCAACAATGCGGTTTGTGGGATTGCTCGGGACTGAAGCTGGGTACACAGAGTTCCTTTCAGGAGAAGGAACCTTGAAG GTATCGGGAGGGGAAAATGAAATGCAGATTTCGGAAGCTTTGAAACGCTACAGTGAAAGGGCATGCTTTGTGAAAGAAGCCTTTTTTCACCTTTTTACTCAAACATGCTTTATGAGAATTACAAAGCCTGAAATCCTAAAG CTTGTGATCATTGGAATGAGGAATCATCCTTTGGACTTGGCAGTACAGTTAACTGCTAGTGCCTGTGCCCTTAACTTAACAAGACAAGGCTTAGCAGCAGGCATGCCTGTTCGCCTGCTTTCCAGCGTGATCCAGCTGCTCCTCAAAGCCATGGAAACCTTTCCTGAACAGCAACAG CTCCAGAAGAACTGTCTTCTTTCACTATCCAGTGTCAGGATCCTGCAAGACGTTCCATTTAACAG GTTTGCAGCTGCGAAATTTGTTGTCCAGTGGCTTTGTAACCAGGAAAACCAACATATACAAAGAATTGCAGTTAATATAATCTCTATCCTAGCACTTAAG ctttCAGATGAGCAAGCAGCACAACTTGCTGCCGAGTTCTACATTGTTGTTGGG AAACTACTTGAAATCGTTGAAcagaaaataaatcagaatgaattagATACAACTTTCCATTTCACACTGAGCGCACTTTGGAATCTCACAGATGAAGCGCCAACTACGTGTGGGCACTTCATTGATAACAAAGGGTTGGAGCTTTTTATGAGAGTTTTAGAG ACTTTTTCATCTGACTCTTCAATACAGCATAAAGTTCTTGGCCTTCTG AACAATGTAGCAGAAGTGAGAGAGCTGCAGTCCAAGTTAATGCAGAAGGACTTCATAGATCGTGTCAGTGAACTGCTAAGCAGCGCCGAAATGGAGGTGAACTACTTCTCAGCCGGGATTATTTCAAACTTGCTATCTAGAGGCGAACAATCCTGGGCATTGAGTCAAACACTGAGAAGATCCCTCATTGAGAAACTG CATGCAGCTCTGTTGAAGTGGCCGACACCAGAATGCAAGATGGTAGCCCTGCCAGCCTATAG GTCCCTCAAGCCTTTCTACCCGTTACTTGACTGCTTTGCATTACCTGGAGTGCAGATTTGGGCAGCATGGGCCATTCTGCACATCTGTTGCAAAACCC CTGCCAGGTACTGTTCCATGTTAATAGAAGAGAATGGGCTGAAGCATTTATATAATATTAAAGAAAATGACCAGAGCGATCCAGATGTCCAGTATCTAACAAGCGAGATACTATCTTATGTGGACACTCACATGAAATATTATGGGAAGCCTAAACAGCGAAAGGAGATACAAGCCAAGTCAAATGGATAA